The Procambarus clarkii isolate CNS0578487 chromosome 76, FALCON_Pclarkii_2.0, whole genome shotgun sequence genome includes a window with the following:
- the LOC138357228 gene encoding putative uncharacterized protein DDB_G0289263, which translates to MMFNEDKFQLLGRGNSDRLENKNSDRLENKNSDRLENKNSDRLENKNNDRLENKNNDRLENKNNDRLENKNNDRLENKNNDKLENKNNDKLENKNNDRLENKNNDRLENKNNDRLENKNNDRLENKNNDRLENKNNDKLENKNNDRLENKNNDRLENKNNDRLENKNNDRLENKNNDKLENKNNDKLENKNNDKLENKNNDRLENKNNDRLENKNNDRLENKNNDRLENKNNDRLENKNNDRLENKNNDRLENKNNDKLENKNNDKLENKNNDRLENKNNDRLENKNNDRLENKNNDRLENKNNDKLENKNFSNK; encoded by the exons ATGATGTTCAATGAagacaagttccagctcctgggccGTGGT AACAGCGACAGGCTGGAGAACAAGAACAGCGACAGGCTGGAGAACAAGAACAGCGACAGGCTGGAGAACAAGAACAGCGACAGGCTGGAGAACAAGAACAACGACAGGCTGGAGAACAAGAACAACGACAGGCTGGAGAACAAAAACAACGACAGGCTGGAGAACAAGAACAACGACAGGCTGGAGAACAAGAACAACGACAAGCTGGAGAACAAAAACAACGACAAGCTGGAGAACAAGAACAACGACAGGCTGGAGAACAAGAACAACGACAGGCTGGAGAACAAGAACAACGACAGGCTGGAGAACAAAAACAACGACAGGCTGGAGAACAAGAACAACGACAGGCTGGAGAACAAAAACAACGACAAGCTGGAGAACAAGAACAACGACAGGCTGGAGAACAAGAACAACGACAGGCTGGAGAACAAGAACAACGACAGGCTGGAGAACAAGAACAACGACAGGCTGGAGAACAAGAACAACGACAAGCTGGAGAACAAGAACAACGACAAGCTGGAGAACAAGAACAACGACAAGCTGGAGAACAAGAACAACGACAGGCTGGAGAACAAGAACAACGACAGGCTGGAGAACAAGAACAACGACAGGCTGGAGAACAAGAACAACGACAGGCTGGAGAACAAGAACAACGACAGGCTGGAGAACAAGAACAACGACAGGCTGGAGAACAAGAACAACGACAGGCTGGAGAACAAGAACAACGACAAGCTGGAGAACAAGAACAACGACAAGCTGGAGAACAAGAACAACGACAGGCTGGAGAACAAGAACAACGACAGGCTGGAGAACAAGAACAACGACAGGCTGGAGAACAAGAACAACGACAGGCTGGAGAACAAAAACAACGACAAGCTGGAGAACAAGAACTTCTCCAACAAGTGA